The following proteins are encoded in a genomic region of Sparus aurata chromosome 23, fSpaAur1.1, whole genome shotgun sequence:
- the LOC115575111 gene encoding uncharacterized protein LOC115575111, whose protein sequence is MEVIETIVIQSTEVEGKETVVSSVDTDKTKAEFIWTLQATWHLVNTRLEMDPAFDQPVCKKKKLWEMVAEKVNAKLRESEVTDVTVKAYECDLKWRNMLATYRKNSERAKRLGAASVHWEFFKAMHEVLGKSSEEIEAQRRAKLSGTRVGKAIASKRFTPILPTPPATASPCSARPPQDVLQLYMELQERKMNMWAQQKALEERKIEAINNLAQAISSLAQKNNTDTSKD, encoded by the exons ATGGAGGTTATCGAGACAATTGTGATACAGAGTACTGAAGTGGAAGGAAAGGAAACGGTCGTGTCCAGTGTGGATACCGATAAAACCAAAGCAG AATTTATATGGACACTGCAGGCTACATGGCACCTTGTCAACACGCGGCTGGAGATGGATCCGGCTTTTGACCAGCCAGTgtgcaagaagaagaaactttgGGAGATGGTGGCAGAGAAAGTCAACGCCAAACTGAGGGAGTCAGAGGTCACAGATGTCACCGTGAAGGCCTATGAGTGTGACCTCAAGTGGAGAAACATGCTGGCCACGTACAGGAAGAACAGCGAGAGGGCCAAGAGGCTCGGGGCGGCCAGCGTCCACTGGGAGTTCTTCAAGGCTATGCACGAGGTCCTGGGCAAGAGCAGTGAGGAGATCGAAGCCCAGCGGAGGGCCAAGCTCAGCGGGACGAGGGTGGGCAAGGCCATAGCCAGCAAGAGGTTCACCCCCATCCTCCCTACACCTCCCGCAACAGCTTCTCCCTGCTCTGCCCGGCCTCCACAGGACGTCCTGCAGCTGTACATGGAGCTgcaagagaggaagatgaacaTGTGGGCCCAGCAGAAAGccctggaggagaggaagatagAGGCCATTAACAACCTGGCTCAAGCCATCTCCAGCCTGGCTCAGAAGAACAACACGGACACGTCGAAGGATTAG
- the cox6a2 gene encoding cytochrome c oxidase subunit 6A2, mitochondrial, with product MSLSIAARRVLAAASHSSHEGGARTWKILTFVLAIPGVTVCMANAYMKMQAASHEPPEFVPYPHLRIRTKKFPWGDGNHSLFHNPHTNPLPDGYEDSHH from the exons ATGTCTCTGTCTATAGCAGCTCGTCGAGTGTTGGCTGCTGCGTCACATTCGAGCCATGAGGGAGGAG CGAGGACCTGGAAGATTCTGACCTTTGTGTTGGCCATCCCTGGTGTTACTGTCTGCATGGCTAATGCATACATGAAGATGCAGGCAGCCTCACATGAGCCACCAGAGTTTGTGCCATATCCTCACCTGCGTATCCGCACCAAG AAATTTCCTTGGGGGGATGGAAACCACTCCCTGTTCCACAACCCTCACACGAACCCTCTGCCTGATGGCTACGAGGACTCCCATCATTGA
- the LOC115575110 gene encoding uncharacterized protein LOC115575110, translating into MDVREYVLSAGRAVLDMVEREWQPLSPGELEQRLDQAVEEILEADLMAKVKTQPAPAVYVQLLQSQANVQVQPQVLQTTTSSPTEKESPELREPLETVESAAVNHIADLLQTSKSRARMAGRARLSLSHTVQLSLTLLTERVSYRSVSRRFHLEKGNIHRIFFSFCERVNMLEERLIRWPVGTEAAEALFPLTSPEKVHEEVQQGVPQVLGVLGHTHIPIRLPIGKHDVESRVSEVKRMKKEAHPDSWLNLQLVCDRKGRFLHCRISKGSDVDRGSAVRDKLKQHPELMPAGSCLVARAGYPLTAQILTPYSGSLGPREEHFNKTLEDHFHILDQAVASLRARFQRLRYLDIGNYDRARAVVLTACMLHNVFLDMGQVVQGEVEKEEAITGEEVGEVCDEGVHRRDTISDLLFKNTDSGNT; encoded by the exons ATGGACGTCAGAGAGTATGTTTTGTCTGCCGGCAGAGCCGTGCTGGACATGGTGGAGCGGGAGTGGCAGCCCCTGTCCCCGGGCGAGCTGGAGCAGCGGCTGGACCAGGCGGTGGAGGAGATCCTGGAGGCTGACCTGATGGCTAAAGTTAAAACTCAGCCTGCTCCtgctgtttatgtacagttactGCAAAGTCAGGCTAACGTGCAGGTGCAGCCCCAGGTTCTGCAAACTACAACATCCAGTCCCACGGAGAAGGAGAGCCCGGAGCTCAGGGAGCCGCTGGAGACCGTGGAGAGTGCTGCAGTCAAT CACATCGCAGACCTGCTTCAAACCTCCAAATCCAGGGCTCGAATGGCTGGGCGGGCTCGGTTATCCCTGTCCCACACTGTTCAGCTGTCCCTCACTCTGCTCACCGAGCGCGTCAGCTACCGCTCAGTGTCACGTCGCTTTCAcctggaaaaaggaaacattcacaggatcttcttttctttctgtgagCGTGTCAACATGCTGGAAGAGAGGCTGATCAGATGGCCAGTCG GCACAGAAGCTGCAGAGGCCCTTTTCCCACTTACCAGTCCAGAGAAGGTGCATGAGGAGGTGCAGCAAGGTGTCCCTCAGGTCCTGGGAGTATTGGGACACACCCACATCCCTATCCGCCTGCCTATAGGGAAACATGATGTGGAAAGCAGAGTGTCTGAggtgaagaggatgaagaaggaggCCCATCCCGACTCCTGGCTAAACCTTCAGCTCGTATGTGACCGTAAGGGTCGGTTCCTGCACTGCAGAATCAGTAAAGGATCAGATGTGGACAGAGGCAGTGCTGTGAGGGACAAACTCAAACAGCATCCTGAACTGATGCCTGCTGGCTCCTGCCTCGTGGCCAGAGCTGGCTATCCGCTCACTGCTCAGATTTTAACTCCATACTCAGGAAGTCTCGGGCCGAGAGAGGAGCACTTCAACAAAACGCTGGAGGATCATTTTCACATCCTGGATCAGGCTGTTGCCAGCCTGAGAGCCAGATTTCAAAGGCTCAGGTATCTGGATATTGGGAACTACGATCGAGCCAGAGCTGTTGTGCTGACTGCCTGCATGTTGCACAACGTGTTTTTGGACATGGGACAAGTGGTTCAAGGAGAAGTTGAGAAAGAGGAAGCGATAACCGGAGAGGAAGTGGGGGAGGTGTGCGACGAGGGAGTACACAGACGTGACACCATTTCAGATTTATtgtttaaaaacactgattctggaAACACATGA
- the armc5 gene encoding armadillo repeat-containing protein 5, translating to MSASLVQGDSKQSRTPSREGHQSSPESSLAWCLAHLSKPGPGAEHHGHGKSDSGGGREMDKRSRVSQWRALVAIRTQHIKGDKAGIATFRTQGGLRPLLDLLKHPDCSRKTLDLALSILGNCCTELETRIEVRKLDGINIVVEILRRNVALETVQNRAARALGNLAMDPESSALIHSAGGVSLLLLCVSLSSGRSSPSAAPLKDTCPKLECAQSAARALLYLSDTPSNRMSLLTQGTLSALAPLIAPEYPQGLRRATLRTLHELTRGCGVECAREVSRSGVLAQLGVMVSEESGKPFEELALKTLANMCSQGCLRPLVGSLGVIQKFTEEIKKDPLKSGVFLKALCLCCKEAVNRAKVKESGGLEVLIGFMSAHQSHPLSRLVILACVDFVFDESAMEQLQELGLVPLLVARLVELTRGEEQSAEKMDVSLSSSMSPTELLPSSCFDSFDFPAPEGCKKEEAPGKEQGLCSSSFLSLRSWLVSEGLITSEGDLLDSSGVEGEWGSLQIPSSSPQTSSPNPDSLSSLKNSSPSNPAASSTSKKVTLPSPMSSSTQPQPSSTGKIPDPLPSTQSSSSTLPSPTKTTQTPVSPSKFSSPHRRRQRAHAAACLTKVILDTPPSAPRQTAYQHPYHPEPWTPESPILLLLSRFSHTTDPSAALVSSGVMSGLLYYLTQHQDPSSRCLRMLCRLSCNPNCLQALVRTGSVALICHHLCQREGGSGGEERQTDRVKAKVKQLGVTLLNNLRVQCESGFGSGVLAHVMLSGSETDKMNCALSLPLISSNKSLLKKLLLDSGGLLLALQPLGCSSDDEDEDHPAECGRLLSDWFNSQHSGLTSRLHSLYFSLLSGCLSTLMGGIKIEFDKKYLNSVKTPSVAKIDRASPPPLKKPRMDDICPYGVSNFDLLLLLDDGTKVPANREAVAGLEGKHGVGSEYFWALLRGGFGEAQGNAEEAIRIKDVSTGMLLPVLHFLHGCGLTKDTERESDEGELRGQCRILDSVVLEGLGIYHKETEDHSAEDLTFQKTALGEMMIGACRFLVTELQRELEDLCVSLLLSCSTKAASRAASAPTEDNAASKMDQEGLESAEENLANRTSELELTGSEAQTETGQMKKPNSSVHPTDNNKTSFAGTVQKASKGINTTSNHKTVKIVSQVSKSRCASDLDTTPDPGKLKLRPKNLMKSSAQPMKSAAQDSPSSLKASARGRALAALLPQVYWFSQRYSYPALGRACLSLLLGCQDCPRPFLSPSLTGDCLHRFAREADCTETLKQDLLSLATVALS from the exons ATGTCTGCATCACTTGTGCAAGGTGACAGCAAACAATCTCGAACACCCTCCAGAGAAGGGCACCAATCATCACCAGAGTCTTCTTTGGCCTGGTGCTTGGCTCACCTCTCCAAACCTGGACCAGGGGCTGAACATCATGGGCATGGCAAGTCTGACTCAGGTGGTGGAAGAGAAATGGATAAGAGATCCAGAGTTTCTCAGTGGAGAGCCCTGGTTGCAATTCGGACACAGCATATCAAGGGCGACAAGGCTGGCATTGCCACATTCAGAACTCAAGGGGGCCTCCGGCCCCTGCTGGACCTTCTAAAACACCCAGATTGCTCCAGGAAGACCCTGGACCTGGCTCTGAGCATCCTGGGAAACTGTTGCACGGAGCTGGAGACACGCATTGAG GTTCGTAAACTTGATGGAATAAATATTGTTG TGGAGATCTTGAGGAGAAATGTGGCCCTGGAGACGGTCCAGAACCGAGCAGCCCGAGCCTTGGGAAACTTGGCCATGGATCCAGAGAGCTCTGCACTCATCCACTCTGCCG gtggtgtttctcttctcctcctctgtgtgtctctgtcttctGGACGGTCCTCCCCCTCTGCTGCTCCACTCAAAGACACCTGTCCCAAACTGGAGTGCGCTCAGTCAGCTGCTCGGGCTCTCCTCTACCTCTCAGATACGCCCTCTAACCGCATGTCCCTGCTCACCCAGGGGACCTTATCTGCCCTCGCCCCTCTCATTGCTCCAGAATATCCCCAGGGGCTGAGGCGGGCCACGCTCAGGACACTCCATGAGCTGACCCGGGGCTGTGGTGTTGAATGTGCCAGAGAGGTGTCCCGGTCTGGGGTCCTCGCTCAGCTTGGTGTCATGGTATCGGAGGAGTCTGGGAAACCTTTTGAGGAGCTGGCGCTTAAAACCCTCGCCAACATGTGCTCCCAAGGCTGCCTGCGCCCTCTCGTTGGGTCACTGGGGGTCATTCAGAAATTCACTGAAGAGATCAAGAAGGACCCACTAAAGTCTGGAGTCTTCCTCAAGGCGCTGTGCTTGTGCTGCAAAGAGGCCGTCAACCGGGCCAAGGTGAAGGAAAGTGGCGGATTGGAGGTTCTTATTGGGTTTATGTCTGCCCATCAGAGCCATCCCCTTTCTCGACTAGTCATCCTGGCCTGTGTAGACTTTGTTTTTGATGAATCTGCTATGGAGCAGTTGCAGGAGTTGGGGCTGGTCCCTCTGCTTGTTGCCAGACTAGTTGAACTCACCAGAGGTGAGGAACAATCTGCTGAGAAGATGGATGTGAGCCTCTCCTCCAGCATGTCTCCCACTGAGCTCCTGCCCTCTTCATGCTTCGACTCTTTTGACTTTCCTGCTCCTGAGGGCTGCAAGAAGGAGGAAGCGCCTGGGAAGGAGCAAGGTCTATGTTCATCAAGCTTTTTAAGTCTCAG GTCCTGGTTGGTGTCTGAGGGATTGATCACTTCAGAGGGGGATCTGTTGGATTCCTCAGGTGTTGAAGGGGAATGGGGGAGTCTTCAGATCCCGTCGTCATCCCCTCAAACTTCCTCCCCAAACCCTGATTCCCTTTCCTCTCTTAAAAACTCTTCTCCATCCAACCCTGCTGCCTCTTCCACTTCTAAAAAAGTGACACTGCCTTCACCCATGTCCTCTTCAACTCAGCCCCAGCCGTCATCCACAGGAAAAATCCCTGATCCCCTTCCCTCTACCCAGTCTAGTTCCTCCACTCTCCCCTCTCCCACTAAAACAACCCAAACACCAGTCTCTCCATCAAAGTTTTCATCTCCTCACAGAAGGAGGCAGCGTGCTCATGCAGCAGCTTGTTTGACAAAAGTCATTCTTGACACCCCTCCCTCTGCGCCCCGCCAAACAGCTTACCAACACCCCTACCACCCTGAACCATGGACGCCCGAGTCACCTATCCTACTGCTGCTGTCACGTTTCTCCCACACCACCGACCCAAGTGCTGCTCTTGTCAGCTCAGGTGTCATGTCCGGCTTGCTCTACTACCTCACCCAGCACCAGGATCCCAGCAGCAGGTGCCTGCGTATGCTCTGCCGGCTGAGCTGCAACCCAAACTGTTTGCAGGCGCTGGTCCGAACCGGCTCAGTCGCGCTGATTTGTCACCATCTCtgccagagagagggaggatctggaggagaggagaggcagacgGACCGAGTGAAAGCTAAAGTTAAACAACTTG GCGTTACTCTTCTCAACAATCTGCGTGTTCAGTGTGAGTCTGGATTTGGCTCCGGGGTTCTTGCCCATGTGATGCTGTCAGGCTCTGAGACTGACAAGATGAACTGTGCATTGTCTCTGCCATTGATCAGCAG cAACAAGTCCCTGTTGAAGAAACTCCTTCTGGACAGCGGTGGACTACTCTTGGCTCTGCAGCCCCTTGGTTGCAGTAGcgatgatgaggatgaagacCATCCAGCTGAGTGTGGAAGGTTACTTTCTGATTGGTTTAATTCCCAGCATTCTGGCCTGACTTCCCGGCTCCACTCGCTGTACTTCTCCCTGCTGTCTGGATGCCTGTCCACCCTGATGGGTGGCATCAAAATTGAGTTTGataaaaaatatctaaattcTGTTAAAACCCCATCAGTCGCTAAAATTGACAGAGCTTCACCACCTCCCTTGAAAAAGCCTCGCATGGACGACATCTGTCCCTATGGAGTCTCGAACTTTGACCTCCTGTTGCTACTTGATGATGGAACGAAGGTGCCAGCCAACAGAGAAGCTGTGGCCGGGTTGGAGGGAAAACATGGGGTTGGCTCTGAATACTTCTGGGCCTTGTTGAGAGGTGGATTTGGAGAAGCTCAGGGAAATGCAGAAGAAGCCATCCGCATTAAAGATGTCAGCACAGGGATGCTGCTACCAGTGCTCCATTTCCTGCATGGATGTGGCCTCACCAAGGACACAGAAAGGGAAAGTGATGAAGGAGAGCTGAGAGGACAGTGTCGGATTTTGGACTCAGTGGTCCTTGAAGGCCTGGGGATAtaccacaaagagacagaggatCACTCAGCAGAAGACTTGACTTTCCAGAAAACAGCTTTAGGCGAAATGATGATCGGAGCGTGCAGATTTTTGGTgactgagctgcagagagagttGGAGgatctctgtgtgtctcttctcCTGTCCTGCTCCACCAAGGCCGCTAGTCGGGCTGCATCAGCTCCCACAGAGGACAATGCTGCATCTAAAATGGACCAAGAAGGCCTCGAGTCTGCTGAGGAGAACCTGGCTAATCGAACATCTGAGTTAGAATTGACTGGTTCTGAAGCGCAAACAGAGACGGGACAGATGAAGAAACCAAACAGTTCCGTACATCCGACGGACAATAATAAAACCTCTTTCGCTGGAACAGTTCAAAAGGCAAGTAAAGGAATCAATACAACCTCAAACCACAAGACTGTCAAAATTGTCTCTCAAGTCTCCAAATCAAGATGTGCGTCAGATTTGGACACAACACCTGATCCAGGAAAGCTGAAGTTGAGACCAAAGAACTTGATGAAAAGTTCAGCACAACCTATGAAATCAGCAGCTCAGGACTCTCCTTCATCCTTAAAAGCCAGCGCCAGAGGTAGGGCCCTGGCTGCTCTCCTCCCCCAGGTGTACTGGTTTTCGCAGCGGTACAGCTACCCAGCACTGGGTCGAGCCTGTCTGTCTTTGCTGCTGGGCTGTCAGGACTGTCCTCGGCCCTTCCTGTCCCCCTCGCTTACTGGAGATTGCCTTCACAGATTTGCCAGAGAGGCCGACTGTACGGAGACTCTGAAACAGGACCTGCTAAGTTTGGCCACAGTAGCTCTGAGCTGA